One window of the Lysobacter sp. S4-A87 genome contains the following:
- the hflK gene encoding FtsH protease activity modulator HflK, whose protein sequence is MAWNTPGSDNSGGSNGRTPRRRPNGRGLDALLDPLRGLFGGGAGGGNNILRWVAIVIGLWLVFNCFVLVTEQERGVVLRFGQFSRVLQPGPHFKAPWPIERVTKVNATQSNAYSDTVPVFTRDANMVNVEINVQYRIGDPQLYLFGSRDADRVLKEAAQSAVREQVGRSDLDVVLNARSELTVVVRQRLQASLQDYRTGLVVTELNLPNARPPDEVKDAFDEVQRAAADKTTAINQAQAYAKQVVPEARGEASRVRTAAEGYKTSSVARAEGDANRFSLLVDQYKAAPDVTRKRLWLDTLQDVLSDNRKIIGGDSRQLIYVPMPDKRSGPAATGAPLLTPDLLPPSITTEPADGGRGARPTRPTGRDEVTR, encoded by the coding sequence ATGGCCTGGAACACACCTGGCAGTGACAATTCCGGCGGTTCGAATGGTCGAACCCCGCGGCGCAGACCCAATGGCCGCGGCCTGGATGCCTTGCTCGACCCCCTGCGTGGCCTCTTCGGCGGTGGCGCGGGCGGTGGCAACAACATCCTGCGCTGGGTCGCGATCGTCATCGGCCTGTGGCTGGTGTTCAACTGCTTCGTGCTGGTGACCGAGCAGGAGCGCGGCGTGGTGCTGCGCTTCGGCCAGTTCTCGCGCGTGCTGCAGCCGGGCCCGCACTTCAAGGCGCCGTGGCCGATCGAGCGCGTGACCAAGGTCAACGCCACCCAGAGCAACGCCTACAGCGACACCGTGCCGGTGTTCACCCGTGACGCCAACATGGTGAACGTGGAGATCAACGTGCAGTACCGCATCGGCGATCCGCAGCTGTACCTGTTCGGTTCGCGCGATGCCGATCGCGTGCTCAAGGAAGCCGCGCAGAGTGCGGTGCGCGAGCAGGTCGGCCGTTCCGATCTCGATGTCGTGCTCAACGCGCGTTCGGAGCTGACCGTGGTCGTGAGACAGCGCCTGCAGGCTTCGTTGCAGGACTACCGCACCGGCCTGGTCGTGACCGAACTGAACCTGCCCAACGCCCGTCCGCCGGACGAGGTCAAGGACGCGTTCGACGAAGTCCAGCGCGCCGCCGCCGACAAGACCACCGCGATCAACCAGGCCCAGGCCTACGCCAAGCAGGTCGTGCCGGAAGCGCGCGGTGAAGCGTCGCGCGTGCGCACCGCTGCCGAGGGTTACAAGACGTCCTCGGTTGCACGTGCCGAAGGTGACGCCAACCGCTTCTCGCTGCTGGTCGACCAGTACAAGGCAGCGCCGGACGTCACCCGCAAGCGTCTGTGGCTGGATACGCTGCAGGACGTGCTGAGCGACAACCGAAAGATCATCGGCGGCGACTCGCGCCAGCTGATCTACGTGCCGATGCCCGACAAGCGCAGCGGTCCGGCCGCGACGGGTGCGCCGTTGCTGACGCCCGACCTGCTGCCCCCGTCCATTACCACCGAGCCCGCCGACGGCGGTCGCGGTGCACGACCGACCCGGCCGACCGGTCGCGATGAGGTGACGCGATGA
- the hflC gene encoding protease modulator HflC has product MRFSLWIAAVVAALFALLGSMFVVTEGRTAIVLNLGRVVRTDIGPGLHFKWPLVETARVFDRRLQVLDAEPERYLTADKQNVSVDFFALGRIENSRAFYRATGGDEVTAVERLAPIIKDSLRNEINARTLQQVVSGDRTSVIGKQLDAINSGAATLGVKIVDIRIKRIELPQDSNVVGSVYNQMRSQRLQVASQLRAEGVEQAQAIRAQADREKLVIVAEAERDAQKLRGEGDAEATRLYAQAANKDPSFYAFQRSLEAYRKAFADGEGVIVLDRDDPFLQYLKSDR; this is encoded by the coding sequence ATGAGATTCTCCCTCTGGATCGCCGCCGTGGTGGCCGCGCTGTTCGCGCTGCTCGGTTCGATGTTCGTGGTCACCGAAGGCCGCACCGCGATCGTGCTAAACCTCGGTCGGGTGGTTCGTACCGACATCGGTCCGGGCCTGCACTTCAAGTGGCCCCTGGTCGAGACCGCGCGCGTGTTCGATCGTCGCCTGCAGGTGCTCGATGCCGAGCCCGAGCGCTACCTGACCGCCGACAAGCAGAACGTCAGCGTCGACTTCTTTGCCCTGGGCCGCATCGAGAACTCGCGTGCGTTCTATCGCGCCACCGGCGGCGACGAGGTCACCGCGGTCGAGCGCCTGGCGCCGATCATCAAGGATTCGCTGCGCAACGAGATCAATGCGCGCACGTTGCAGCAGGTTGTCTCCGGCGATCGCACGTCGGTGATCGGCAAGCAGTTGGACGCGATCAACTCGGGCGCGGCGACGCTGGGCGTGAAGATCGTCGACATCCGCATCAAGCGCATCGAGCTGCCGCAGGACAGCAACGTGGTCGGTTCGGTTTACAACCAGATGCGCAGCCAGCGTCTGCAGGTGGCCAGCCAGCTGCGCGCCGAGGGCGTCGAGCAGGCCCAGGCGATCCGCGCCCAGGCCGATCGCGAGAAGCTGGTGATCGTGGCCGAGGCCGAGCGTGATGCGCAGAAGCTGCGCGGCGAGGGCGATGCCGAGGCGACGCGACTGTACGCGCAGGCGGCCAACAAGGATCCGTCCTTCTATGCGTTCCAGCGCAGCCTGGAGGCGTACCGGAAGGCGTTCGCCGACGGTGAGGGCGTGATCGTGCTCGACCGCGACGATCCGTTCCTGCAGTACCTCAAGTCGGACCGCTGA